One window from the genome of Streptomyces sp. NBC_01571 encodes:
- a CDS encoding RRQRL motif-containing zinc-binding protein — MDGRDDEVPVDVDPHDDGTFPSFGNNQAPGAVAVRAAVHGKRDAPTAGLATRRQLRALGLSPGGQEPVARLICRGGNRWAWLFRIDLAVPKRTPTLAQEMALDRAMAARQTCPKCRNRYYVCLPLRTQGHCDPCEMGIAPSPDTVMVPAPLGHRLAA, encoded by the coding sequence ATGGACGGCCGCGACGACGAAGTCCCCGTCGACGTCGACCCCCACGACGACGGCACTTTCCCTTCGTTCGGCAACAACCAAGCCCCCGGCGCCGTGGCCGTGCGCGCAGCTGTACACGGGAAGCGGGACGCCCCGACGGCCGGGCTGGCCACGCGTCGCCAGTTACGGGCGCTGGGCTTGAGCCCCGGCGGCCAGGAACCCGTCGCCCGACTCATCTGCCGAGGCGGGAACCGGTGGGCATGGCTGTTCCGCATCGACCTGGCGGTGCCCAAACGGACCCCCACCCTCGCCCAGGAGATGGCTCTCGACAGGGCCATGGCAGCACGACAGACCTGCCCGAAGTGCCGGAATCGGTACTACGTGTGCCTCCCGCTACGCACCCAGGGCCACTGCGACCCCTGCGAAATGGGCATCGCGCCCAGCCCCGACACCGTCATGGTCCCGGCCCCGCTCGGACACCGGCTCGCCGCGTAA